One Lycium barbarum isolate Lr01 chromosome 5, ASM1917538v2, whole genome shotgun sequence genomic window carries:
- the LOC132641443 gene encoding TORTIFOLIA1-like protein 4 isoform X1, whose protein sequence is MALQRQPSDLKTRINTCLNRLSDRDTLTVATNELESIARTLNTEGFSAFLTCISTTDTSHKSPVRRQCVRLIGVLSASHGDALSPHLTKMISAVLRRLRDADSAVRTACVEAVTSIASEITQVPFSSILKPLIDAIVHEQDNNSQMGASLCLAAAIEASPDPEPTELKKVLPKLLKLVKNDSFKAKPALLSLIGSIVSVGGASNKNVLSNLVPITVELLSSEDWTVRKAAAETLGRLAVSERELLAELKGFCITSLDNRRFDKVKVVRETMNRALEWWKEVPGTSDNVLPRSQSKFSPKEYYEFVSPDCGSGACSPTPSKSSSDTATETPQLKKALRPSKSLASSSSSSITSQKNSSTRFRRTKSNVTSSCKLDLRKSLDAKAKHTVLQASALEVAFEEQKSQNLRAQDSVDTVSCSSSSSEVKSTVFNRPPDEKFYGCGNSQSGSRAIPLFEDYNNNMVPDENINEDALLSHREYENFCSVRKQLVQIENQQSSLLDLLQGFIGSSRNGMNSLEKRVNGLERLLDEMQHDLAITTGRIPNTDFTGNTCYMLPRAEFLSPKFWRSSEDQDSNSRISFSTGSQNTVYSEPETNASAKLMGVTQNECNFALRSSSNRRKERIARDGETAGFCHVGRLNGASFANCIEQQT, encoded by the exons ATGGCGTTACAGAGACAACCTAGTGATCTCAAAACTAGAATCAACACATGTCTCAACAGATTATCCGACCGTGATACCCTCACAGTCGCAACAAACGAACTCGAATCAATAGCTAGAACTCTCAACACTGAAGGATTTAGTGCATTTTTAACTTGTATTTCAACTACAGATACTTCACACAAATCCCCCGTACGCCGACAATGTGTTCGGCTTATCGGCGTGCTCTCGGCGTCTCATGGCGACGCGCTTTCACCGCATTTAACGAAAATGATTTCGGCTGTACTCCGCCGGCTTCGTGACGCTGACTCGGCTGTTAGAACGGCTTGTGTTGAAGCTGTTACGTCGATTGCTTCGGAGATTACTCAAGTTCCGTTTTCTTCTATTTTGAAGCCGTTAATTGATGCTATTGTCCATGAACAG GATAATAACTCGCAGATGGGAGCTTCGCTTTGTCTTGCAGCAGCAATTGAAGCATCACCTGATCCTGAACCAACTGAGCTAAAGAAAGTGTTACCAAAGCTCTTGAAATTGGTGAAGAATGATAGTTTTAAAGCTAAACCAGCGTTGTTGTCGCTTATTGGTAGTATAGTTAGTGTTGGTGGTGCTTCGAATAAGAATGTATTGAGTAATTTGGTTCCAATTACGGTTGAGTTGTTGAGTAGTGAAGATTGGACTGTAAGGAAGGCTGCGGCGGAGACATTGGGACGATTGGCTGTTTCAGAGAGAGAGTTGTTGGCTGAGTTGAAGGGGTTTTGTATCACTTCATTGGATAATAGAAGATTTGATAAG GTGAAGGTTGTGAGAGAGACAATGAATAGGGCGTTAGAATGGTGGAAGGAAGTTCCAGGTACTTCAGACAATGTCTTGCCTCGATCACAATCCAAGTTTTCACCCAAAG AATACTATGAATTTGTGTCTCCAGATTGTGGTAGTGGTGCCTGTTCTCCAACTCCTTCCAAAAGTTCGAGTGATACAGCCACGGAGACCCCTCAACTGAAGAAAGCACTCCGCCCAAGCAAGTCACTTGCATCCAGCAGTTCTTCCTCGATCACCTCCCAGAAGAATAGTTCTACTAGGTTCCGCCGCACAAAATCAAATGTCACGAGCTCCTGTAAGCTGGATTTAAGAAAATCCCTTGATGCAAAAGCAAAACACACTGTTTTGCAGGCTTCTGCATTGGAGGTAGCTTTTGAAGAACAGAAGAGTCAGAATCTTAGAGCTCAAGATTCAGTGGATACAGTTAGTTGTAGCAGTTCAAGTTCAGAAGTAAAGTCAACTGTGTTCAACAGACCACCTGATGAAAAGTTCTACGGATGTGGTAATTCACAGTCTGGTTCTCGGGCTATTCCACTCTTTGAGGACTACAATAACAACATGGTACCTGATGAAAACATCAATGAAGATGCCCTCTTGAGTCATAGAGAGTACGAGAATTTTTGTTCCGTCCGCAAACAGCTTGTTCAGATTGAAAATCAACAGTCCAGTTTGTTGGACCTCCTCCAG GGATTTATTGGCAGCTCACGAAATGGAATGAATTCTTTAGAGAAACGTGTAAATGGTTTGGAGAGATTACTTGATGAAATGCAACATGATTTGGCAATAACAACAGGGAGGATACCTAATACTGATTTTACAGGAAATACATGTTACATGCTCCCTCGTGCAGAATTTTTGAGTCCTAAGTTTTGGAGAAGTTCAGAAGATCAAGATTCAAATTCAAGAATATCTTTCTCCACTGGAAGCCAGAATACCGTGTACAGTGAGCCAGAAACAAATGCTTCAGCAAAACTGATGGGTGTCACTCAAAATGAATGTAACTTTGCATTGCGTTCTTCCTCCAATAGAAGAAAAGAGAGAATAGCTCGAGATGGTGAAACTGCGGGTTTTTGTCATGTCGGTAGGCTTAACGGGGCTTCATTTGCAAATTGCATAGAGCAGCAAACTTGA
- the LOC132641443 gene encoding TORTIFOLIA1-like protein 4 isoform X2: MALQRQPSDLKTRINTCLNRLSDRDTLTVATNELESIARTLNTEGFSAFLTCISTTDTSHKSPVRRQCVRLIGVLSASHGDALSPHLTKMISAVLRRLRDADSAVRTACVEAVTSIASEITQVPFSSILKPLIDAIVHEQDNNSQMGASLCLAAAIEASPDPEPTELKKVLPKLLKLVKNDSFKAKPALLSLIGSIVSVGGASNKNVLSNLVPITVELLSSEDWTVRKAAAETLGRLAVSERELLAELKGFCITSLDNRRFDKVKVVRETMNRALEWWKEVPGTSDNVLPRSQSKFSPKDCGSGACSPTPSKSSSDTATETPQLKKALRPSKSLASSSSSSITSQKNSSTRFRRTKSNVTSSCKLDLRKSLDAKAKHTVLQASALEVAFEEQKSQNLRAQDSVDTVSCSSSSSEVKSTVFNRPPDEKFYGCGNSQSGSRAIPLFEDYNNNMVPDENINEDALLSHREYENFCSVRKQLVQIENQQSSLLDLLQGFIGSSRNGMNSLEKRVNGLERLLDEMQHDLAITTGRIPNTDFTGNTCYMLPRAEFLSPKFWRSSEDQDSNSRISFSTGSQNTVYSEPETNASAKLMGVTQNECNFALRSSSNRRKERIARDGETAGFCHVGRLNGASFANCIEQQT; the protein is encoded by the exons ATGGCGTTACAGAGACAACCTAGTGATCTCAAAACTAGAATCAACACATGTCTCAACAGATTATCCGACCGTGATACCCTCACAGTCGCAACAAACGAACTCGAATCAATAGCTAGAACTCTCAACACTGAAGGATTTAGTGCATTTTTAACTTGTATTTCAACTACAGATACTTCACACAAATCCCCCGTACGCCGACAATGTGTTCGGCTTATCGGCGTGCTCTCGGCGTCTCATGGCGACGCGCTTTCACCGCATTTAACGAAAATGATTTCGGCTGTACTCCGCCGGCTTCGTGACGCTGACTCGGCTGTTAGAACGGCTTGTGTTGAAGCTGTTACGTCGATTGCTTCGGAGATTACTCAAGTTCCGTTTTCTTCTATTTTGAAGCCGTTAATTGATGCTATTGTCCATGAACAG GATAATAACTCGCAGATGGGAGCTTCGCTTTGTCTTGCAGCAGCAATTGAAGCATCACCTGATCCTGAACCAACTGAGCTAAAGAAAGTGTTACCAAAGCTCTTGAAATTGGTGAAGAATGATAGTTTTAAAGCTAAACCAGCGTTGTTGTCGCTTATTGGTAGTATAGTTAGTGTTGGTGGTGCTTCGAATAAGAATGTATTGAGTAATTTGGTTCCAATTACGGTTGAGTTGTTGAGTAGTGAAGATTGGACTGTAAGGAAGGCTGCGGCGGAGACATTGGGACGATTGGCTGTTTCAGAGAGAGAGTTGTTGGCTGAGTTGAAGGGGTTTTGTATCACTTCATTGGATAATAGAAGATTTGATAAG GTGAAGGTTGTGAGAGAGACAATGAATAGGGCGTTAGAATGGTGGAAGGAAGTTCCAGGTACTTCAGACAATGTCTTGCCTCGATCACAATCCAAGTTTTCACCCAAAG ATTGTGGTAGTGGTGCCTGTTCTCCAACTCCTTCCAAAAGTTCGAGTGATACAGCCACGGAGACCCCTCAACTGAAGAAAGCACTCCGCCCAAGCAAGTCACTTGCATCCAGCAGTTCTTCCTCGATCACCTCCCAGAAGAATAGTTCTACTAGGTTCCGCCGCACAAAATCAAATGTCACGAGCTCCTGTAAGCTGGATTTAAGAAAATCCCTTGATGCAAAAGCAAAACACACTGTTTTGCAGGCTTCTGCATTGGAGGTAGCTTTTGAAGAACAGAAGAGTCAGAATCTTAGAGCTCAAGATTCAGTGGATACAGTTAGTTGTAGCAGTTCAAGTTCAGAAGTAAAGTCAACTGTGTTCAACAGACCACCTGATGAAAAGTTCTACGGATGTGGTAATTCACAGTCTGGTTCTCGGGCTATTCCACTCTTTGAGGACTACAATAACAACATGGTACCTGATGAAAACATCAATGAAGATGCCCTCTTGAGTCATAGAGAGTACGAGAATTTTTGTTCCGTCCGCAAACAGCTTGTTCAGATTGAAAATCAACAGTCCAGTTTGTTGGACCTCCTCCAG GGATTTATTGGCAGCTCACGAAATGGAATGAATTCTTTAGAGAAACGTGTAAATGGTTTGGAGAGATTACTTGATGAAATGCAACATGATTTGGCAATAACAACAGGGAGGATACCTAATACTGATTTTACAGGAAATACATGTTACATGCTCCCTCGTGCAGAATTTTTGAGTCCTAAGTTTTGGAGAAGTTCAGAAGATCAAGATTCAAATTCAAGAATATCTTTCTCCACTGGAAGCCAGAATACCGTGTACAGTGAGCCAGAAACAAATGCTTCAGCAAAACTGATGGGTGTCACTCAAAATGAATGTAACTTTGCATTGCGTTCTTCCTCCAATAGAAGAAAAGAGAGAATAGCTCGAGATGGTGAAACTGCGGGTTTTTGTCATGTCGGTAGGCTTAACGGGGCTTCATTTGCAAATTGCATAGAGCAGCAAACTTGA